A single Lentimicrobiaceae bacterium DNA region contains:
- a CDS encoding OsmC family protein, whose product MEEVKFNSENLLLPLVEARIELVNNRLHFKGQAGNNSPVDVDYIPPLGDNLGYTSLELFLISLATCVSSAVLPLLRKMKKEIKSLQVVAKGKRRNQHPTCFEEITLEFVLQSPDTKKEEVEKLLHLAEETYCPVWAMIKNNVKVNSQITII is encoded by the coding sequence ATGGAAGAAGTAAAATTTAATTCTGAAAATTTGTTACTGCCACTGGTGGAAGCAAGAATAGAGTTGGTTAACAACAGGCTGCACTTTAAAGGGCAGGCGGGTAATAACTCCCCTGTAGATGTGGATTATATACCGCCCTTAGGGGACAACTTGGGTTATACTTCGTTGGAATTATTTCTTATCAGCCTTGCTACCTGCGTAAGTAGTGCGGTGTTGCCACTGCTGCGAAAAATGAAAAAAGAGATTAAGAGTTTGCAGGTTGTGGCAAAAGGCAAGCGCAGGAATCAGCATCCTACCTGTTTTGAAGAAATTACACTGGAATTTGTTTTACAATCTCCGGATACAAAAAAAGAAGAAGTGGAAAAATTGCTTCATCTTGCCGAGGAAACCTATTGTCCGGTGTGGGCAATGATAAAGAATAATGTGAAAGTAAATTCGCAGATTACAATAATATAG
- the glmM gene encoding phosphoglucosamine mutase, giving the protein MTLIKSISGIRGTIGGKAGEGLSPVDIMRFTSAFVTFVQQQSEKNHLCFVIGRDARISGEMVSHLVSGTLMGMGVDVIDTGLSTTPTVEMAVTEAKADGGIIITASHNPKNWNALKLLNEKGEFISATDGEKILEIADKNPAVFAEVDALGKYCFDDTFLQKHIDKVLNLPLVDTKSIKNANFIVAIDAVNSTGGLALPLLLKALGVNQVIELYCTPDGKFPHNPEPLPEHLTELSKTVVKNAAHVGFSVDPDVDRLAIVMEDGEMFGEEYTLVAVADYVLKNTPGSTVSNLSSTRALHDVTVKAGCSYFASAVGEVNVVEMMKIHQAVIGGEGNGGVIYPELHYGRDALVGIALFLTYLAKTGKKCSFLRSMYPQYFISKNKILFEPDMDVDNLLESIARKYQNEKVNTADGVKIDFADEWVHLRKSNTEPVIRIYAESNTMATAEFLAGKIIDDIKEIIRE; this is encoded by the coding sequence ATGACATTGATTAAATCTATTTCCGGAATAAGAGGAACGATAGGCGGAAAAGCTGGCGAAGGACTTAGTCCAGTGGATATTATGCGATTTACCTCTGCTTTTGTAACGTTTGTTCAACAACAAAGCGAAAAAAATCATCTTTGTTTTGTTATAGGGAGAGATGCCCGCATTTCGGGTGAAATGGTAAGCCATTTGGTATCCGGGACTCTAATGGGTATGGGCGTGGATGTTATTGATACCGGTTTAAGCACCACTCCTACAGTAGAAATGGCTGTTACCGAAGCAAAAGCCGATGGCGGAATCATCATTACGGCAAGCCATAATCCTAAAAACTGGAATGCGTTAAAGCTGTTAAATGAAAAAGGGGAATTTATTTCGGCTACTGATGGCGAAAAAATTTTAGAAATTGCTGATAAAAACCCGGCTGTGTTTGCGGAGGTTGATGCGTTGGGCAAATATTGCTTTGATGACACATTTTTGCAGAAACATATTGATAAAGTATTGAATCTACCATTGGTAGATACAAAATCCATTAAAAACGCCAATTTTATAGTAGCAATTGATGCCGTAAACTCTACAGGTGGATTAGCTCTTCCTTTATTATTAAAAGCATTGGGTGTTAATCAGGTAATTGAGTTGTACTGCACACCTGACGGAAAATTTCCGCATAACCCGGAACCCCTGCCCGAACATCTGACTGAATTATCAAAAACAGTAGTTAAAAATGCTGCCCATGTCGGTTTTTCTGTTGACCCTGATGTTGACAGGCTGGCAATTGTGATGGAAGATGGCGAAATGTTTGGGGAAGAATATACACTTGTTGCCGTAGCAGATTATGTGCTGAAAAACACTCCCGGGAGTACTGTTTCCAATTTATCCTCAACCAGGGCTTTGCATGATGTAACGGTAAAAGCCGGCTGTAGTTATTTTGCCTCTGCTGTGGGCGAAGTGAATGTAGTGGAAATGATGAAGATTCATCAAGCTGTGATTGGCGGCGAAGGTAACGGAGGTGTAATCTATCCCGAATTGCATTATGGACGCGATGCCCTGGTGGGAATTGCTTTGTTTTTAACTTATCTTGCAAAAACAGGAAAAAAATGCTCTTTTTTACGAAGCATGTACCCACAGTATTTTATTTCTAAAAACAAAATATTGTTTGAACCCGATATGGATGTTGACAATTTGCTGGAAAGTATTGCAAGAAAATACCAAAACGAGAAAGTTAACACTGCGGATGGAGTGAAAATTGATTTTGCCGATGAATGGGTACACCTCAGGAAATCGAATACCGAACCCGTCATTCGGATTTATGCCGAAAGCAATACAATGGCTACAGCAGAATTTCTGGCGGGAAAAATAATTGACGATATTAAGGAAATTATTAGGGAATAA
- a CDS encoding tetratricopeptide repeat protein, with protein sequence MEEDFDPLEFEENEDSNTQALLEKFEEMARGEVQYFFDADEFEDIIDFYLFKNNFSQSEIAIQFASEQHPTNVIFKLKKAQLLASSDNTEKALRILSDIEQNYTADGDVFLTKGAIYSQLKRYEKAIEEYKKALNLTEELDEVYGNIAFEYENLGKYEKALEYLQKALEINPENSSFLYEISFCYEISNRNEESITFFNQFINKYPYSHHAWFNLGLAYGNLEQLDKAIEAYDYSIAIDPTFASAYFNKANAFANTNQFDQAIEVYRETFLYEPPEALTYYYIGECYEKQKKFESAKINFSKSLEIDDNFADAHIGLGIAEDELGSFEEALKHITRATKMDPDNSEYWFILGDLQFKHLMYADALISYEKVTELDYLDPEIWLEYSEVYCEIGNIDAALSTIRNGMNLQPDNIQFQYRNAAYLYLAGNTDAFYMEVENLLKTHSEDIEKLTDFVPELLKEPLFSSLLAKYSL encoded by the coding sequence ATGGAAGAAGATTTCGATCCCCTTGAATTCGAGGAAAATGAAGATAGTAACACGCAAGCTCTTCTCGAGAAATTTGAAGAAATGGCGCGAGGTGAGGTGCAGTATTTTTTTGATGCAGATGAATTTGAAGACATTATAGATTTTTACTTGTTCAAAAATAATTTTAGCCAATCAGAAATTGCCATTCAGTTTGCAAGCGAGCAACATCCTACAAATGTTATTTTTAAATTAAAGAAAGCCCAGTTACTGGCTTCGTCAGACAATACGGAAAAGGCGCTGCGCATTTTATCGGATATTGAACAGAATTATACTGCCGATGGCGATGTTTTTCTTACCAAGGGGGCAATATACAGTCAGCTAAAACGATACGAAAAAGCTATTGAAGAATACAAAAAAGCCCTGAACCTCACCGAAGAACTCGACGAAGTGTATGGAAATATCGCTTTTGAATATGAGAACCTGGGAAAATACGAAAAAGCACTGGAATATCTCCAGAAGGCATTGGAAATTAATCCCGAAAATAGTTCCTTTCTTTACGAAATTTCATTTTGTTATGAAATTTCCAACAGAAATGAAGAAAGCATAACTTTTTTCAACCAATTCATCAACAAATATCCCTATTCGCATCATGCATGGTTTAATCTGGGTTTGGCTTACGGAAACCTCGAACAACTTGATAAAGCCATTGAAGCCTACGATTATTCAATTGCCATTGACCCCACTTTTGCTTCTGCATATTTTAATAAAGCCAATGCGTTTGCCAATACAAATCAGTTTGATCAAGCCATTGAAGTGTACAGGGAAACTTTTTTGTATGAACCCCCTGAAGCATTGACCTACTATTACATAGGCGAGTGCTACGAAAAACAAAAAAAATTTGAATCGGCAAAAATTAACTTCAGTAAATCGTTAGAAATTGATGATAACTTTGCTGATGCACATATTGGACTGGGCATAGCAGAAGATGAACTGGGAAGTTTCGAAGAAGCCCTTAAACACATCACCAGAGCTACAAAAATGGACCCTGATAATTCAGAATATTGGTTCATCTTAGGCGACTTACAATTTAAACACCTGATGTATGCTGATGCCCTAATTTCTTATGAAAAAGTTACGGAACTTGACTACCTTGACCCGGAAATATGGCTCGAATATTCCGAGGTATATTGCGAAATAGGAAATATTGACGCGGCATTATCAACCATCAGAAACGGAATGAACCTCCAACCCGACAATATTCAATTCCAATACCGGAATGCCGCCTATCTGTATCTTGCAGGGAACACCGATGCATTTTATATGGAAGTAGAAAATTTATTAAAAACACATTCCGAAGATATTGAGAAACTTACTGATTTTGTTCCGGAATTGTTAAAAGAACCTCTTTTTTCCAGTTTACTTGCAAAATATTCCCTGTAA
- a CDS encoding MotA/TolQ/ExbB proton channel family protein, producing MSKNSQSQSLKDTLRSAFAVGTILIALIVSVLIFIYVMGNPVNFEGGNPKGTPLPGNYLATIYKGGFIVPLLMSLLLVLITFSIERAITISKAKGKGKINLFVKNIQSLLSANKINEAISACDKQQGSLANIMKSGLVKYTELRDDEKLEKEQKTLAMQKELEEATALELPMLSRNLVILSTIASISVLIGLIGTVLGMIRAFAALAQAGSPDALQLATGISEALINTAFGISGSTLAIVLYNFFSTKIDSLTFKMDEANFSLLQTFSSQIKR from the coding sequence ATGAGCAAAAACAGTCAATCACAATCCCTGAAAGACACATTGCGTTCCGCATTTGCAGTTGGTACTATTTTAATAGCATTAATTGTTTCTGTGCTGATTTTCATCTATGTAATGGGAAATCCTGTAAACTTTGAAGGAGGAAATCCAAAAGGGACGCCACTGCCAGGAAATTATTTAGCTACAATTTATAAAGGAGGTTTTATCGTTCCTTTATTAATGTCTTTACTTCTTGTCCTCATCACTTTCTCTATTGAAAGAGCAATTACCATTTCCAAAGCCAAAGGAAAAGGTAAAATCAATCTGTTTGTAAAAAACATTCAGAGCTTACTTTCTGCAAATAAAATTAATGAAGCCATCAGTGCCTGCGATAAACAACAAGGTTCATTAGCTAACATCATGAAATCTGGCTTAGTAAAATATACTGAACTGAGAGACGATGAAAAATTGGAAAAAGAACAAAAAACATTAGCAATGCAGAAAGAGTTGGAAGAAGCTACTGCTCTCGAACTTCCCATGCTGTCGCGCAACCTCGTTATTCTTTCAACAATTGCCTCCATATCAGTACTTATCGGTCTTATCGGTACAGTATTAGGTATGATTCGTGCATTTGCCGCTCTTGCACAGGCAGGATCCCCCGATGCTCTTCAATTGGCAACCGGTATTTCAGAAGCTCTTATCAACACAGCATTTGGTATTAGTGGCTCAACATTAGCTATTGTTCTTTACAATTTCTTTTCAACAAAGATTGATAGCCTGACTTTCAAAATGGATGAAGCCAATTTTAGCTTACTCCAGACCTTTTCCTCTCAAATTAAACGCTAA
- a CDS encoding substrate-binding domain-containing protein, which produces MVLLLGCNTGKVKTPDETTTRGTIKIAVDESYQLLIDTQIYTFQKIYPYSSITAKYTTEVDAYDLFMKDSIRLMIVNRELSNEQKKMLNQVKIIPRTTRIAYDALAFILNKENKDTLLRYDQLQSVFNGNINSWKQIDKNSSLSNIKVVFDNNSSGNPRFIREKFGIKESFPDYCYAVNSNEEVINYVEKNKNAIGIISVNWISDRDDTLSATFLKKISIASIGQPGDTEGSGEFRKPYQGYIAEGTYPFIRSMYAISRETFVGLGSGFIQFIAGDQGQRIVLKSGLVPATMPIRLVQIKK; this is translated from the coding sequence ATGGTTTTACTTTTGGGGTGCAACACCGGAAAAGTGAAGACTCCTGATGAAACAACCACTCGGGGTACAATCAAAATTGCCGTTGACGAATCGTATCAACTGCTTATAGATACACAAATCTATACCTTTCAGAAAATATACCCCTATTCATCAATAACGGCAAAATATACTACAGAAGTGGATGCTTACGATTTATTTATGAAAGATTCAATCCGGCTGATGATCGTGAACAGAGAATTAAGTAATGAGCAGAAAAAAATGCTTAACCAGGTAAAAATTATTCCCCGTACCACTCGGATTGCATATGATGCCCTTGCATTTATCCTAAATAAAGAAAACAAGGATACTTTATTACGATACGACCAGTTGCAATCAGTTTTTAATGGAAATATTAATTCTTGGAAACAAATAGACAAAAATTCGTCACTTAGTAATATAAAAGTTGTTTTCGACAACAATTCATCAGGTAATCCCCGCTTTATTCGTGAAAAATTTGGTATAAAAGAAAGCTTCCCTGATTATTGCTACGCAGTAAATTCGAACGAAGAAGTAATCAACTATGTAGAAAAAAACAAAAATGCTATTGGCATAATCAGTGTTAACTGGATTAGCGACCGTGATGATACCCTAAGTGCCACATTTCTAAAAAAAATCAGTATTGCGTCTATTGGACAACCCGGTGATACTGAAGGTTCAGGAGAGTTTCGCAAACCTTATCAGGGCTATATTGCGGAAGGCACATATCCTTTTATTCGTTCTATGTATGCAATTTCCCGTGAAACTTTTGTTGGACTGGGGTCTGGTTTCATACAATTCATTGCTGGGGACCAGGGACAACGCATTGTACTTAAATCAGGATTAGTGCCTGCTACCATGCCCATTCGATTGGTACAAATAAAAAAATAA
- a CDS encoding biopolymer transporter ExbD, with the protein MPKIKLPTKSPHIDMTPLVDLFSLLLTFFMLTASFRPQEAATVDSPSSISEKQAPDNNIMTLLVDKEGKVFFNFDNGKDTTTKYRADLIQKIGEYYQIKFTKEEIGTFAKYSSFGMPIKFIKTWLHTKDSKKREEFQTGIPYDSTDNQLLMWIRFARIVNLNSEVAIKADAKTDYIKVKKVMDMLQENKVNRFNLVTNLQKEEAKPEDIK; encoded by the coding sequence ATGCCAAAAATTAAGCTGCCAACAAAGTCTCCACACATTGACATGACGCCATTGGTGGACTTGTTTTCGTTGCTTTTAACTTTCTTTATGCTTACCGCATCTTTTCGTCCACAGGAAGCTGCTACAGTTGACAGCCCCTCCTCGATTTCCGAAAAACAAGCACCTGATAATAATATAATGACCTTACTCGTCGACAAAGAAGGTAAAGTGTTTTTCAATTTCGACAATGGAAAAGATACCACAACAAAATACCGTGCGGATCTTATACAGAAAATAGGTGAGTATTACCAAATTAAATTTACCAAAGAAGAAATTGGAACTTTTGCAAAGTATTCCTCATTCGGTATGCCCATAAAGTTCATTAAAACTTGGCTACATACCAAAGACTCAAAGAAACGAGAAGAATTCCAAACAGGAATTCCTTATGATTCTACCGATAACCAATTACTTATGTGGATTCGCTTTGCACGTATCGTAAATCTTAACTCTGAAGTGGCTATAAAAGCCGATGCAAAGACAGATTACATCAAAGTGAAAAAGGTTATGGATATGTTGCAGGAAAACAAAGTTAATAGATTCAATC
- a CDS encoding tetratricopeptide repeat protein: MEKTPNNGDIYYYYGGNYLKMYFTDAEGTVLSDVSEPAMLLFKKGIDVDPNNPLNYIGLGKLALYSGDTANAKSYFSKAKSFLPSKANKNVVMDLDRQVLILYNIAEAYIKAPKKDFPEAYKLLGQAQTLLQDPKKPGVDKVKVPELYIIIGDYYMENNDGSNAISNYKKAQELDPSSPKAKLRIGQLWLRAKNYTDALEYYKDAIKTDSTFAPAYRELGNIYTLARQYDNAIKNYDKFLELSAGNISAKIRYASALINAKKYKEVIATIQEILSVDSSRIDLYRGLAYSYFETKQYDDGLKYIEKFIQKTKPEKVRADDYVYYGRLLSKTKNDSLAVEKLYKAYQMDTTRTELLSEIALSYSKLKKYDEGAKYYELLKTLGKATPGDYYNLGKVYYNLQNWNFADTNFASLISLQPDYVQAYLWHARTKSKIDQDATRGLAKPVYEIFIQKAIADSAKYSKDIFEAYSYLSYYYFVQYNDSKSTVDALNSIQYCEKALAIVPTDEKAKTILEAMKKVVK; this comes from the coding sequence TTGGAAAAAACACCTAACAATGGTGATATATACTATTATTATGGTGGAAATTACCTCAAAATGTATTTTACTGATGCCGAAGGAACTGTTCTTAGTGATGTATCGGAACCTGCTATGCTTCTTTTCAAAAAAGGTATAGACGTTGATCCAAATAACCCATTGAATTACATAGGCTTAGGTAAATTAGCACTTTACAGCGGTGATACTGCAAATGCAAAATCCTATTTTAGTAAAGCCAAATCCTTTCTTCCCAGCAAAGCCAATAAAAATGTAGTGATGGACCTCGATCGCCAGGTTCTTATTCTTTATAATATTGCTGAAGCTTACATCAAGGCACCCAAAAAGGACTTCCCCGAGGCATATAAACTGCTCGGGCAAGCACAAACATTGTTACAAGACCCCAAAAAGCCTGGAGTTGATAAGGTGAAAGTTCCAGAATTGTATATTATTATTGGAGACTACTATATGGAAAATAACGACGGATCCAATGCAATATCCAACTACAAAAAAGCACAAGAGCTTGATCCTTCTTCACCAAAAGCAAAACTACGTATCGGACAATTATGGTTACGGGCAAAAAATTACACTGATGCCTTAGAATATTACAAAGATGCAATAAAAACAGACTCCACCTTCGCACCTGCTTACCGCGAACTAGGAAATATATATACCCTTGCCCGTCAATACGATAATGCAATTAAAAATTATGATAAATTTCTTGAACTTTCAGCTGGTAATATTTCTGCAAAAATCAGGTATGCATCAGCGCTCATCAACGCAAAAAAATATAAAGAAGTAATTGCAACCATTCAAGAAATTCTTTCGGTAGATTCTTCCCGCATTGACTTGTACAGAGGACTGGCTTATTCCTATTTTGAGACCAAACAATACGACGATGGATTAAAATATATTGAAAAATTCATCCAAAAAACCAAACCAGAAAAAGTAAGAGCTGACGATTATGTTTATTACGGACGATTATTGTCGAAAACTAAAAACGACTCCCTTGCCGTCGAAAAATTGTACAAGGCTTATCAAATGGACACCACCAGAACAGAACTTCTTTCAGAAATTGCATTAAGTTACAGCAAGCTTAAAAAATATGATGAAGGAGCAAAATATTATGAACTGCTGAAAACACTTGGAAAAGCTACACCCGGCGACTACTATAACCTTGGCAAAGTATATTATAACCTTCAAAACTGGAACTTTGCTGATACTAATTTTGCATCATTGATTTCCTTGCAACCCGACTATGTTCAGGCTTACCTGTGGCATGCCCGTACAAAATCAAAAATTGATCAGGATGCCACACGTGGACTCGCCAAGCCGGTATATGAAATTTTTATTCAAAAAGCCATTGCAGATTCGGCTAAATATTCAAAAGATATTTTTGAAGCTTATTCCTACCTTAGTTATTATTATTTTGTTCAGTATAACGATAGCAAAAGTACGGTTGATGCGTTAAATTCAATTCAGTATTGCGAAAAAGCTTTAGCCATAGTACCAACCGACGAAAAAGCCAAAACAATACTTGAAGCAATGAAAAAAGTTGTTAAATAG
- the aroE gene encoding shikimate dehydrogenase (AroE; catalyzes the conversion of shikimate to 3-dehydroshikimate), producing the protein MITFGLIGYPLTHSKSAEYFLQEFHTLYPAIIAEYKLFPMKNIENIRSWISKQNNLLGFNVTSPFKIQIIPFLDQMDTSAIETGSVNTVKIFRTNNKIYLKGYNTDVTGFKHLLAMNQHFSIKKALIIGTGGASKSVSHVLSSKNIEHLFVSRNPKNINTIYYSQVDKDIISTHNLIINTTPLGQFPNVTEYPPLPFGFFTCNTIIIDLIYNPEKTLLLQKAKKQRAKISNGLFMLHQQAKTAWNIWLENC; encoded by the coding sequence ATGATTACATTCGGATTAATAGGATACCCGCTTACACATTCAAAATCAGCAGAATATTTTCTTCAGGAATTTCATACCCTTTATCCTGCGATTATTGCTGAATACAAACTTTTTCCGATGAAAAACATCGAAAATATCAGATCATGGATAAGCAAACAGAACAATTTACTTGGTTTTAATGTAACATCGCCTTTTAAAATACAAATTATTCCTTTTCTCGACCAAATGGATACATCAGCCATTGAAACAGGGTCTGTAAATACAGTTAAAATTTTTCGCACCAACAATAAAATTTATTTAAAAGGATACAATACTGATGTAACAGGTTTCAAACATTTATTAGCTATGAATCAGCATTTTTCGATAAAGAAAGCATTAATTATAGGAACTGGAGGTGCATCAAAATCTGTTAGCCATGTATTATCGTCTAAAAATATCGAACATTTGTTCGTTTCGCGAAATCCGAAAAACATAAACACAATTTATTACTCTCAGGTTGACAAAGATATTATTTCTACTCATAATTTAATTATCAATACTACTCCTTTGGGGCAATTTCCCAATGTAACTGAATACCCGCCTTTGCCTTTTGGCTTTTTTACGTGTAATACTATTATCATTGATTTGATTTACAACCCTGAAAAAACCCTCCTACTGCAAAAAGCAAAAAAACAGAGAGCAAAAATCAGCAATGGCTTGTTTATGTTGCATCAGCAGGCAAAAACTGCATGGAATATCTGGCTCGAAAATTGCTGA